The genomic window ATCCATACTTGAAACGATTCTTGCAAGAGGAACAGCTAAAGAAATTTGGGAATCAATGAGACAAAAGTATCAAGGATCCACCAAAGTGAAGAGAGCACAGCTTCAGGCATTGAGGAAGGATTTTGAAACCCTCAATATGAAAACTGGTGAGTCCGTTGAAGAGTATTTTTCAAGAACCTTGTCCATTGCTAATAAGATGAGTAGTCATGGTGAAACTGTGACACAAAGCATGATTGTTGAAAAGATCTTGAGATCTTTGACACCAAGATTCAACTATGTTGCTTGCTCAATAGAGGAATCTAATGACACAACTAGTATGACAGTTGATGAACTGCAAAGCAGCTTGCTAGTTCAAGAACAGAGAATGAAAAGTCAGAAAGAGGAACAAGAACAAATTCTCAAGGTATCTAATGGGGGAAGAGGCTATGGTGGTAGAGGAGACAATTCCAATACTCAGAGAGGTCGTGGCAGAGGTAGgggaagaggtggaagaggtgctAAGATCAATAAAGAATCAGTAGAATGCTATAAATGTCACAAGCTTGGGCATTATTAGTCTGATTGTCCAAGTTGGGATGAAGACAATG from Trifolium pratense cultivar HEN17-A07 linkage group LG1, ARS_RC_1.1, whole genome shotgun sequence includes these protein-coding regions:
- the LOC123892691 gene encoding uncharacterized protein LOC123892691, whose amino-acid sequence is MADSSNYLQPSIPRFDGHYDHWSMLMENLLRSKEYWSLIEDGIVVAPAGASQEQIQLANESKLKDLKAKNFLFQAIDRSILETILARGTAKEIWESMRQKYQGSTKVKRAQLQALRKDFETLNMKTGESVEEYFSRTLSIANKMSSHGETVTQSMIVEKILRSLTPRFNYVACSIEESNDTTSMTVDELQSSLLVQEQRMKSQKEEQEQILKVSNGGRGYGGRGDNSNTQRGRGRGRGRGGRGAKINKESVECYKCHKLGHY